A region of Rhizobium sp. CCGE531 DNA encodes the following proteins:
- a CDS encoding SfnB family sulfur acquisition oxidoreductase: MGSITETKVDHSVHPRVNSTDPLSPRPRPEKPAHVIRSEEEAIQIAEKLASSFKVGAALRDREGLLPIAELDAYSQSGLWSINVPKAYGGPEVSYATLAKVIAIIAAADPAIAQITQNHLAIVATVDLDGTEGQKKVFFGWALEGIRYGNAFSELKSKTVADFETKVVHDGDDVVVNGEKFYTTGALLAHIVPIVGVDETGQGYLVFADRDAPGLTVTNNWSSFGQRTTASGSVKIENVRVPKARALKVTSFDHPTVGGPVSQIIQSAIDVGIARGTIDDTIEFVSKYSRPWIDSGKATAGEDLFTIAQIGDLKIKLHAAEALLEIAGHAIDVARANPTLETVSEATIKTGESKVLTTEIAILSTNKLFELAGTRSTLAEHGLDRHWRNARVHTLHDPVRWKFYHVGNYYLNGVHPPRHAWN, from the coding sequence ATGGGAAGCATCACCGAGACCAAGGTTGATCACAGCGTCCATCCGCGCGTCAATTCAACAGACCCGTTGTCGCCCCGTCCGCGCCCGGAAAAGCCGGCGCATGTGATCAGGAGCGAAGAGGAGGCCATCCAGATAGCCGAGAAGCTGGCCTCGAGCTTCAAGGTCGGGGCGGCGCTGCGTGACCGAGAGGGGCTGCTTCCGATCGCCGAGCTCGACGCGTATTCGCAAAGCGGTCTCTGGAGCATCAACGTGCCGAAAGCTTATGGCGGCCCGGAAGTCTCTTATGCCACGCTCGCAAAGGTGATCGCCATCATCGCTGCGGCCGATCCGGCCATCGCGCAGATCACTCAGAACCACCTGGCGATCGTCGCGACCGTCGATCTCGACGGCACGGAAGGGCAGAAGAAAGTGTTCTTCGGCTGGGCGCTCGAAGGGATCCGTTACGGCAACGCCTTCTCCGAACTGAAGAGCAAGACCGTCGCCGATTTCGAGACCAAGGTCGTTCATGATGGCGACGACGTGGTCGTCAACGGCGAGAAATTCTACACGACTGGCGCGCTCCTTGCCCATATCGTGCCGATCGTCGGCGTCGACGAGACTGGCCAGGGCTATCTCGTCTTTGCCGACCGCGACGCCCCCGGTCTCACCGTCACCAACAACTGGTCGAGCTTCGGTCAGCGCACCACCGCGTCGGGTTCGGTCAAGATCGAAAACGTGCGCGTGCCTAAGGCTCGGGCGCTAAAGGTCACCTCTTTCGACCATCCGACAGTCGGCGGCCCTGTCTCGCAGATCATCCAGTCGGCGATCGATGTCGGCATCGCCCGGGGCACGATCGACGATACGATCGAGTTCGTCAGCAAGTATAGCCGGCCCTGGATCGACAGCGGCAAGGCGACCGCCGGCGAAGACCTGTTCACCATCGCCCAGATCGGCGACCTGAAGATCAAGCTGCATGCGGCCGAAGCGCTGCTAGAGATCGCCGGGCACGCCATCGATGTGGCGCGCGCCAATCCGACGCTGGAGACGGTCTCGGAGGCAACGATCAAGACAGGCGAGTCCAAGGTTCTGACGACGGAGATTGCGATCCTGTCAACGAACAAGCTGTTCGAACTTGCAGGAACCCGCTCGACCCTCGCCGAGCATGGACTTGACCGCCACTGGCGCAATGCCCGCGTCCATACGCTGCATGATCCAGTGCGCTGGAAGTTCTACCATGTCGGCAATTATTATCTGAACGGGGTCCACCCGCCGCGCCACGCCTGGAACTGA
- a CDS encoding SDR family oxidoreductase gives MGRFEGKVAVVTGAGAGIGKSCALAIAREGGRVVVADIDGSAATACTAQIAAEAGHALALAMDIADAQAVAALFEAAERHFGGVDLLVNNASAMHLTLCDRAILDLDLAVWDETMATNLRGTLLCCRQAIPRMIARGGGAIVNMSSCQGLSGDTALTSYAASKAAMNMLSASLATQYGHAQIRCNAVAPGLIMTERLLDKLDECMQRHLRRHQLLRHVGRPEDVAALVAFLLSDDAAFITGQVVCIDGGMLTHVPTYADGGNSRAARPTSDTAEAAAAPER, from the coding sequence ATGGGACGGTTTGAGGGCAAGGTGGCCGTGGTGACCGGCGCCGGCGCCGGCATCGGGAAGTCATGCGCCCTCGCCATTGCGCGCGAGGGCGGCAGGGTGGTGGTGGCCGACATTGACGGCTCAGCGGCCACCGCGTGCACGGCGCAGATCGCGGCCGAAGCTGGCCACGCGCTGGCCTTGGCCATGGACATCGCCGATGCTCAGGCGGTGGCCGCGCTATTTGAGGCGGCGGAGCGGCACTTCGGTGGGGTCGATCTGCTGGTGAACAACGCGAGCGCCATGCATCTGACCCTATGCGACCGCGCGATCCTCGATCTGGACCTGGCGGTTTGGGATGAGACGATGGCGACTAATCTGCGCGGCACGCTGCTCTGCTGCCGCCAGGCCATTCCGCGAATGATCGCCCGTGGCGGTGGCGCGATCGTCAACATGTCCTCGTGCCAGGGGCTCAGCGGTGACACCGCGCTGACCTCCTACGCCGCGTCGAAGGCCGCGATGAACATGCTGTCGGCCTCGCTCGCCACCCAATATGGTCACGCGCAGATCCGCTGCAACGCGGTTGCGCCGGGTCTTATCATGACCGAACGTCTCCTCGACAAGTTGGACGAGTGCATGCAACGGCATCTGCGCCGGCACCAGCTCCTGCGGCACGTCGGCCGCCCCGAGGACGTGGCCGCGCTGGTGGCTTTCCTGCTCTCCGACGATGCTGCGTTCATCACCGGCCAAGTCGTGTGCATCGACGGCGGCATGCTGACGCATGTGCCGACATACGCCGATGGTGGCAACAGCCGTGCCGCGCGGCCGACCAGTGACACCGCCGAAGCGGCCGCGGCGCCAGAGAGGTAA
- the ssuD gene encoding FMNH2-dependent alkanesulfonate monooxygenase, which produces MMAIDRPLDFLWFIPSSGDGAYLGSDDLSRPAHPAYFREIAKAADRLGYSGVLIPTGAACEESFILAADLAAHTERLKFLVAIRPGTASPAYYARLAATLDRVSNGRLLINIVVGGSAQELAGDGIFLPHDERYDHAGEFFQVFNSLVETGKANLDGKHIKAIDARLGLPPIQEPRPPLYFGGSSDAAIAFSGGITDKYLTWGEPPAQVEEKIAKVRQAAAAKGKHVSFGIRLHFIVRETDEEAWAAADRLISKLSDETIAAAQEVFAKSSDSVGQARMVALHQGRREKLEVSPNLWAGIGLVRTGAGTALVGSPKTIAERLREYQELGIDTVIASGYPHLEEAYRVSELLFPEIGLPGPHGQIRSSFGERRVFGGGGHGGNVKIASAC; this is translated from the coding sequence ATGATGGCAATCGATAGGCCTCTCGACTTTCTTTGGTTCATCCCTTCGTCCGGTGACGGTGCGTATCTGGGGTCGGACGATCTCAGCCGCCCGGCGCATCCCGCCTATTTCCGCGAGATCGCGAAGGCTGCCGACCGGCTGGGATATTCCGGCGTGCTTATCCCAACGGGGGCGGCGTGCGAAGAATCCTTCATTCTGGCCGCCGATCTCGCCGCCCATACCGAGCGACTGAAATTTCTGGTGGCCATTCGGCCGGGTACGGCATCGCCGGCTTATTATGCGCGCCTTGCCGCGACGCTCGACCGCGTTTCCAATGGCCGTCTGCTGATTAACATCGTGGTCGGCGGCAGTGCCCAGGAGCTCGCCGGTGACGGCATTTTCCTGCCGCATGACGAACGCTATGATCATGCGGGCGAGTTCTTCCAGGTGTTCAACTCGCTGGTCGAGACCGGAAAGGCCAACCTCGACGGCAAGCACATCAAGGCCATTGATGCGAGACTTGGCCTGCCGCCTATACAGGAACCGCGCCCTCCGCTCTATTTCGGCGGATCGTCCGACGCTGCAATTGCGTTTTCCGGCGGTATCACCGACAAGTACCTGACCTGGGGCGAACCGCCGGCCCAAGTGGAAGAGAAGATTGCCAAGGTCCGCCAGGCCGCCGCGGCGAAGGGCAAGCACGTCAGCTTCGGCATCCGTCTTCACTTCATCGTTCGCGAGACCGATGAAGAGGCCTGGGCCGCGGCCGACAGGCTGATTTCCAAGCTTTCCGACGAAACGATTGCCGCAGCGCAGGAAGTGTTCGCGAAGAGCTCGGATTCGGTCGGCCAGGCGCGCATGGTCGCCCTGCATCAGGGACGCCGCGAAAAGCTTGAAGTCTCTCCCAATCTCTGGGCGGGGATTGGTCTCGTCCGCACGGGTGCGGGGACCGCACTGGTCGGATCTCCGAAGACCATCGCGGAACGTCTCCGGGAATATCAGGAGCTCGGGATCGATACCGTCATCGCCTCCGGCTATCCGCACCTGGAAGAAGCCTACCGGGTTTCCGAGTTGCTCTTCCCCGAAATCGGCCTGCCCGGCCCTCATGGGCAGATCCGCTCCTCCTTCGGCGAACGCCGGGTCTTTGGGGGAGGCGGACATGGCGGGAACGTGAAGATCGCATCCGCCTGCTGA
- a CDS encoding SfnB family sulfur acquisition oxidoreductase encodes MSTNDRKLHREAALTAGRPAPRIAARGAPAHVIRDDAEAIQIATDLALEFAVGAAQRDRERRLPLAEIDRFSQSGLWAITIPKEYGGAGVSAVTLAEVTAIISAADSSIGQIPQNHFYMVEALRLTGSEEQKQHYFRNVLQGDRLGNAFTEIGTKTPVDFKTHFAERDGKLYLNGQKFYATGSLFAHIVVAVAKGPNGRVHLVFMDRDAPGLGFVDDWSSFGQRSTGSGTVTFDDVEVAPFQIVDHDGSFEQPTPMGPFAQIIHAAVQVGIARGALAETISYVRAHARPFFELTIEHGYEDPHTIHGVGDVAIRVHAADALLARAGRIIDRAIAEPTAASVAQASVAVAEVKALGTEVAQLAATKLIEFGGARSTLEGYGLDRFWRNARTHSLHDPVRWKYHHIGNFYLNGILPPRHGAL; translated from the coding sequence ATGAGCACGAATGATCGCAAGCTGCACCGGGAGGCAGCGCTCACCGCCGGCCGTCCCGCGCCGCGCATCGCCGCGCGCGGGGCCCCGGCCCATGTCATCCGCGATGATGCGGAGGCCATCCAGATCGCGACGGACCTTGCGCTTGAATTCGCGGTCGGTGCCGCTCAGCGTGACCGCGAACGACGCCTTCCGCTTGCGGAGATCGACCGCTTCTCGCAGAGCGGTCTCTGGGCAATCACCATCCCGAAGGAATATGGCGGCGCCGGCGTCTCTGCGGTGACGCTTGCCGAGGTCACCGCCATCATCTCGGCTGCGGACTCTTCAATCGGGCAGATCCCGCAAAATCATTTCTACATGGTAGAGGCGCTGCGACTGACCGGCAGCGAGGAGCAGAAGCAGCACTATTTCCGGAACGTGCTGCAGGGTGACCGTCTTGGCAACGCCTTTACTGAGATCGGCACGAAAACGCCGGTCGACTTTAAGACGCATTTCGCCGAGCGCGACGGAAAACTCTATCTGAACGGTCAGAAGTTTTACGCGACCGGCTCACTGTTCGCCCACATCGTCGTCGCTGTGGCGAAGGGACCGAATGGCCGCGTCCATTTGGTCTTCATGGACCGGGATGCTCCGGGGCTCGGCTTCGTCGACGACTGGTCGTCCTTCGGGCAGCGTTCGACAGGGAGCGGGACCGTCACCTTCGACGACGTCGAGGTGGCGCCGTTTCAGATCGTTGACCATGATGGAAGCTTCGAACAGCCTACGCCGATGGGTCCTTTTGCGCAGATTATCCATGCTGCTGTGCAAGTCGGCATCGCGCGCGGGGCGCTCGCGGAGACGATTTCCTACGTTCGTGCCCATGCACGGCCATTTTTCGAACTGACGATCGAGCACGGTTATGAGGACCCGCACACCATACATGGCGTCGGCGACGTCGCGATCAGAGTGCATGCGGCCGATGCGCTGCTCGCAAGGGCGGGGCGGATCATCGACCGCGCCATCGCTGAACCGACGGCGGCGAGCGTAGCGCAGGCATCCGTTGCTGTCGCGGAGGTTAAGGCGCTCGGGACGGAAGTGGCACAGCTTGCCGCCACCAAGCTTATCGAGTTCGGTGGTGCGCGCTCGACCCTCGAAGGCTATGGGCTCGACCGCTTTTGGCGCAATGCCCGCACGCATTCCCTGCATGATCCGGTGCGCTGGAAATATCACCATATCGGAAACTTCTACCTGAATGGCATCCTGCCCCCGCGCCATGGCGCCCTCTGA
- a CDS encoding polyprenyl synthetase family protein: MQTGSTLHDDQTGISALGGLGAQAPGASGRLLPEIWMQDGAKRVEQALTRLLCPEDDGETELMAAMRYATLHGGKRTRALLCLAAGELADTPAHMLDVVGAAIEMMHACTLVHDDLPAMDDDVLRRGLPTVHVKFGEATAILVGDALQAHAFLTLASLDAPGDNRIALVRELAQAVSAEGAAGGQAIDLSLVGKHVELGRILAMHRMKTGALVRASVRMGALCAIAEDAANAELYCALDRYSACFGLALQVVDDILDATADKATLGKTPGKDAAAQKPTCASIMGLKAARQFVADLLRDAEDAIAPLGPRAERLAQILQRANAYLFTHAPCA, translated from the coding sequence ATGCAGACCGGTTCCACGCTACACGATGACCAAACTGGCATTTCCGCGCTCGGCGGATTGGGCGCGCAGGCGCCCGGCGCATCCGGCAGGCTGCTGCCGGAGATCTGGATGCAGGACGGCGCAAAGCGGGTCGAACAGGCGCTGACGCGTCTTCTCTGCCCCGAGGACGACGGTGAGACCGAGCTGATGGCGGCGATGCGCTACGCTACCTTGCATGGCGGGAAGCGCACCCGCGCCTTGCTCTGTCTGGCTGCCGGCGAACTGGCCGACACCCCGGCGCACATGCTCGACGTCGTCGGCGCCGCCATCGAGATGATGCACGCCTGTACCCTGGTCCACGACGACCTGCCCGCAATGGACGACGACGTGCTTCGCCGCGGCCTTCCGACCGTGCACGTCAAGTTCGGCGAAGCAACTGCGATCCTGGTCGGGGATGCACTGCAGGCGCACGCCTTCCTGACCCTGGCGAGCCTTGATGCCCCGGGCGACAACCGTATCGCGCTCGTGCGCGAACTGGCGCAGGCGGTGTCCGCCGAGGGTGCCGCAGGCGGGCAGGCCATAGATCTGTCGCTGGTTGGAAAGCACGTTGAGCTGGGCAGGATCTTGGCGATGCACCGCATGAAGACCGGAGCGCTAGTGCGCGCGTCCGTTCGCATGGGCGCACTATGCGCCATCGCGGAGGATGCCGCCAACGCTGAGCTGTACTGTGCGCTCGATCGCTACAGCGCCTGTTTCGGCCTGGCGTTGCAGGTGGTCGACGACATTCTCGACGCGACAGCGGATAAAGCGACCCTGGGCAAGACGCCCGGCAAGGACGCGGCGGCGCAGAAGCCGACCTGCGCGTCGATCATGGGGCTAAAGGCAGCGCGCCAGTTCGTCGCGGATCTGTTGCGCGACGCGGAGGATGCCATCGCCCCGCTGGGGCCGCGTGCGGAACGGTTGGCGCAGATCCTGCAGCGGGCCAACGCATATCTGTTCACGCACGCGCCATGCGCATGA
- a CDS encoding ferredoxin: MRVVVDQDLCGTTGQCVLTLPGVFRQRELDGVAEVCVVTVPQALHAAVRLAASQCPVAAIWVIESDAGDGEPARADPTPSLAEAERHATKDQCNPGGHDGTV; encoded by the coding sequence ATGCGCGTTGTGGTCGACCAGGATCTTTGCGGAACCACTGGGCAGTGTGTGCTAACCCTGCCGGGCGTCTTTCGCCAGCGCGAACTGGACGGCGTGGCCGAAGTGTGCGTGGTGACGGTCCCCCAAGCGCTGCACGCCGCCGTGCGGCTCGCTGCCAGCCAGTGCCCAGTTGCCGCCATTTGGGTCATCGAAAGCGACGCTGGGGATGGCGAGCCAGCCCGGGCCGACCCTACGCCTTCTCTGGCAGAGGCCGAGCGACATGCCACGAAAGACCAATGCAATCCAGGAGGACACGATGGGACGGTTTGA
- a CDS encoding integration host factor subunit beta, with product MIKSELIEIVAHRRPFLHLKDAERIVDAILEEMAEALMRGDRVELRGFGAFSVRHRLSKSGRNPKTNTSIFVEEKWVPFFKAGKDIQYRLNAASNLDARRIASRG from the coding sequence ATGATCAAATCCGAACTTATCGAAATTGTCGCTCATCGCAGACCCTTTCTGCATTTGAAGGATGCGGAAAGGATCGTTGATGCGATCCTCGAGGAAATGGCTGAAGCGCTGATGCGTGGCGACAGGGTTGAGCTAAGAGGGTTCGGCGCGTTCAGTGTCCGCCATCGCTTGTCGAAATCAGGCAGAAACCCAAAGACGAACACATCGATATTCGTCGAGGAGAAGTGGGTTCCCTTTTTCAAGGCGGGAAAAGACATACAGTATCGCCTGAACGCCGCGAGCAACCTCGATGCCCGAAGAATTGCTTCAAGAGGTTAG
- the ligD gene encoding non-homologous end-joining DNA ligase — protein MTTRRKASTPLLNESASTLQSRPVRKRDPAQPSLPFDPMPERIEPCLALLKPTPPKGADWLFEVKWDGYRLALHIDRKDVKVITRGGHDWTHRFPAIVDAARALGFNSAILDGEAVVLDDQGRSDFGALQRSLGGRGGKKASDEAILYAFDLLYLDGHDLTGTELSVRRHLLEDLISPTSDGAVRLSQEMALDGEVLLEHACRAGLEGIIAKHRDRPYRSGRTGDWQKIKCIQSESFMVVGYEQSSSARGGIGSLLLAARKGYDWAYVGSVGTGFNTKDAEYLRKTLDKLKTARPVVPLKGKNLVFAQPTLIAEIEFRGWTHDGSLRHASYKGLREIQDNAAVFDIAERPAPSE, from the coding sequence ATGACGACAAGACGCAAAGCCTCGACGCCGCTGCTGAACGAATCCGCCTCGACCCTTCAGTCGCGCCCGGTTCGAAAGCGCGATCCGGCCCAGCCAAGCCTGCCCTTCGATCCGATGCCCGAGCGCATCGAGCCGTGCCTGGCCCTTCTGAAGCCGACACCACCGAAGGGAGCCGACTGGCTGTTCGAGGTGAAGTGGGACGGATACCGTCTGGCGCTCCACATCGATCGGAAGGATGTGAAGGTCATCACTCGCGGAGGCCACGACTGGACGCACCGCTTTCCGGCAATTGTGGATGCGGCGCGTGCACTCGGGTTCAACAGCGCCATTCTCGACGGCGAAGCCGTCGTGCTTGACGATCAAGGCCGCTCCGACTTCGGGGCACTACAGCGCTCGCTTGGTGGCCGCGGCGGCAAAAAGGCGTCAGACGAAGCGATCCTATATGCGTTCGACCTTCTCTATCTTGACGGCCACGACTTGACCGGCACCGAGCTTTCGGTGCGGCGGCATCTGCTGGAGGATCTCATTTCACCGACAAGCGACGGCGCCGTTCGCCTGTCGCAGGAGATGGCTTTGGACGGCGAGGTCCTGCTGGAGCACGCATGCCGGGCAGGGCTTGAGGGCATCATCGCCAAGCACCGCGACCGGCCATATCGCTCCGGGCGCACCGGCGATTGGCAGAAGATCAAGTGCATCCAAAGCGAGAGCTTCATGGTCGTCGGCTATGAACAGTCGTCCTCGGCACGCGGCGGCATCGGCAGCCTGCTGCTCGCCGCGCGGAAAGGTTATGATTGGGCCTATGTCGGCTCGGTCGGAACCGGCTTCAACACGAAAGATGCCGAATACCTGCGCAAGACCCTCGATAAGCTGAAGACAGCCAGGCCGGTCGTGCCGCTGAAGGGCAAGAATCTCGTCTTTGCTCAGCCGACGCTGATTGCCGAAATCGAGTTCCGCGGCTGGACACATGACGGCAGCCTTCGTCACGCCTCCTACAAGGGTCTAAGGGAAATCCAGGACAACGCCGCAGTCTTCGACATTGCCGAGCGGCCTGCGCCAAGCGAATAG
- a CDS encoding cytochrome P450 yields MDMLLNPLNRRHRLRDDIPVMPGAFPLVGHLPAIVCDLPRLLRRAERTLGSHFWLDFGPAGQLMTCLDPDAFALLRHKDVSSALIEEIAPEILGGTLVTLNGSAHRQARDGIKSAFLPRGLTEAGIGELFEPVIRARVQAWRERGEVTILPETGDLMLKLTFYLMGIPAQDLPEWHRKYRQLLQLMLVPPIDLPGTPFRRGRAARDWIDAQSRQFIRGARAHAARTGLINDMVSAFDRSEGALSDDVLVANVRLLLLAGHETTASTMAWMVIELARQPELWDSLVEEAQRVGAVPTRHADLSQCPVAEALFRETLRMHPASSLLPRRATQELQLGQRRIPAGTSLGIPLLHFSTSPLLHEAPDQFRLTRWLQRTGPIRPVDMLQFGSGPHVCIGYHLVWLELVQFGIALALTMHKAGVRPRLLSDAEKGQRYYPTAQPSMKIRIGFS; encoded by the coding sequence ATAGACATGCTGCTCAACCCGCTGAACCGTCGGCACCGGCTGCGGGACGACATCCCGGTCATGCCCGGCGCTTTCCCCCTGGTCGGGCATCTTCCCGCCATCGTTTGTGACCTGCCGCGCCTGCTGCGGCGCGCGGAACGGACGCTGGGCAGCCATTTCTGGCTGGATTTTGGCCCTGCCGGACAACTGATGACGTGCCTGGATCCGGATGCGTTCGCGTTGCTCCGGCACAAGGACGTGTCCTCGGCACTGATTGAAGAGATTGCACCCGAAATCCTTGGCGGAACGTTGGTCACTCTGAACGGTAGCGCGCATCGGCAGGCGCGCGATGGGATCAAGTCGGCATTCCTGCCGAGGGGCCTGACCGAGGCCGGCATTGGCGAGCTATTCGAGCCCGTCATCCGGGCCCGGGTGCAGGCATGGCGCGAGCGCGGTGAAGTAACTATCCTGCCCGAGACCGGCGACTTGATGCTGAAGCTCACCTTTTATCTCATGGGCATCCCCGCCCAAGACCTGCCGGAGTGGCATCGCAAGTACCGGCAACTGCTGCAGTTGATGCTCGTGCCACCGATCGACCTGCCCGGAACGCCCTTTCGGCGCGGCCGCGCCGCCCGCGACTGGATCGACGCGCAGTCGCGCCAGTTCATCCGCGGCGCGCGCGCGCATGCCGCGCGCACCGGGTTGATCAACGACATGGTGAGCGCGTTCGATCGCAGCGAAGGCGCGCTCTCCGATGACGTCCTGGTCGCCAACGTTCGCTTGCTGCTGCTTGCCGGTCACGAGACCACCGCCTCAACGATGGCCTGGATGGTGATCGAGCTGGCGCGGCAGCCTGAGCTGTGGGACTCCCTCGTCGAGGAGGCGCAACGCGTGGGCGCGGTGCCGACCCGGCACGCGGACCTGTCGCAGTGCCCGGTCGCCGAGGCGCTGTTTCGCGAGACGCTGCGCATGCATCCGGCGTCCTCGCTCTTACCGCGTCGCGCGACGCAGGAATTACAACTCGGCCAGCGGCGCATTCCTGCGGGCACCAGTCTGGGCATCCCGCTGCTGCATTTCTCGACCTCACCGCTGCTGCACGAGGCGCCTGATCAGTTCCGCCTGACGCGGTGGCTACAACGCACGGGGCCGATCCGGCCGGTGGACATGCTGCAGTTCGGCAGCGGCCCACACGTCTGCATCGGCTACCACCTGGTATGGCTGGAACTGGTGCAGTTCGGCATCGCCTTGGCACTGACCATGCACAAGGCCGGGGTGCGGCCGCGGTTGCTGAGCGACGCTGAAAAAGGCCAGCGCTATTACCCGACAGCACAGCCCTCCATGAAAATCCGCATCGGATTCTCATGA
- a CDS encoding LLM class flavin-dependent oxidoreductase, which yields MQCLDASGPSLNDPIQLAVPIALATEHLGIGITASISFEHPYPFARRLATADHLTKGRVGWNIVTSYLESGAKNIGQGGLRAHDNRYEVASEYLEVIYKLLEGSWEEGAVLRDRDKRIFTDPSKVHEIGHKGRFFEVPGNALTEPSPQRTPVLYQAGASGPGKQFAAEHAECVFVAAQTRTILKNYVRDVRLRAATVGRDASKFRIYNLMTVIVDETDEKARAKFRDYLDYVSYDGSLVFMSGWTGVDFSRYAPDDLVRKVETNAIHSAIESLSEGDPNKRWTIRELAEWGGIGGMGPVVVGSPSTIADELQAWVEETDVDGFNLAYAVTPETFEDIVGYLVPELQKRGVYPTGYRPGTLREKLFGEGPHLPKAHPADRYRDIESFKRNQAITLANAS from the coding sequence ATGCAGTGTCTGGATGCTTCGGGGCCAAGCCTGAATGATCCGATCCAACTCGCGGTCCCGATTGCGCTCGCCACCGAACATCTCGGCATCGGCATCACCGCCTCGATCTCGTTTGAGCACCCCTATCCCTTCGCACGGCGTCTGGCCACCGCCGACCACCTGACAAAGGGGCGCGTCGGCTGGAATATCGTGACCTCCTATCTGGAGAGCGGTGCCAAGAACATCGGACAAGGCGGATTGCGTGCGCATGATAACCGCTACGAAGTGGCGAGCGAATATCTCGAGGTCATCTACAAGCTCCTTGAGGGTTCCTGGGAAGAAGGTGCCGTACTGCGCGACCGCGACAAACGCATCTTCACCGATCCGTCGAAGGTGCACGAGATCGGCCACAAGGGCCGCTTCTTCGAAGTGCCGGGCAACGCCCTGACCGAGCCGTCGCCGCAGCGTACCCCGGTGCTCTATCAGGCCGGCGCTTCCGGGCCGGGCAAGCAATTCGCGGCGGAGCATGCAGAATGCGTCTTCGTTGCGGCACAGACTAGGACCATTCTGAAGAACTATGTGCGCGATGTCCGGCTGCGGGCGGCGACAGTCGGGCGCGATGCGTCCAAGTTCCGCATCTACAATCTGATGACCGTCATCGTGGACGAGACCGACGAGAAGGCGCGCGCCAAATTCCGCGACTATCTCGATTACGTTTCCTATGATGGCTCGCTGGTTTTCATGTCCGGCTGGACGGGCGTCGACTTTTCGCGCTACGCACCGGACGACCTCGTGCGCAAGGTCGAGACCAACGCCATCCACTCGGCGATCGAGAGCCTTTCGGAAGGCGATCCGAATAAGCGCTGGACGATCAGGGAGCTCGCCGAATGGGGCGGTATCGGCGGTATGGGACCGGTGGTCGTGGGATCGCCCTCCACCATAGCCGACGAGCTGCAGGCCTGGGTTGAGGAGACCGACGTTGACGGTTTCAACCTCGCTTACGCCGTAACTCCCGAGACCTTTGAGGATATCGTCGGCTATCTGGTGCCGGAACTACAGAAGCGCGGGGTCTATCCGACCGGCTACCGCCCCGGAACGCTGCGGGAGAAGCTGTTCGGCGAGGGACCCCATTTGCCTAAGGCCCATCCGGCCGACCGTTACCGCGACATCGAATCCTTCAAACGCAACCAGGCAATTACGCTGGCCAATGCCAGCTGA
- a CDS encoding helix-turn-helix transcriptional regulator: MPFCDLKGAGMSDITDFEPSFTRQRPSPLDARIHPVDRHVGQQIRILRIQANLSQNELGKGVGVSFQQMQKYESGKNRVSASMLYEIGSCLHVPVTRFFEGLPEPGSGVPHQEAAEIDERIAYLSTADGRRLIEGILRLSPRIRNRVLSIVGILAEEQEQAGECG, encoded by the coding sequence ATGCCCTTTTGCGACCTTAAGGGAGCCGGCATGAGTGATATCACAGACTTCGAACCTAGTTTCACGCGGCAAAGGCCGTCGCCATTGGATGCGAGGATCCATCCCGTCGATCGCCACGTCGGACAACAGATCCGCATTCTCCGAATTCAAGCCAATTTATCGCAGAACGAGTTGGGCAAGGGCGTCGGCGTCAGCTTCCAACAGATGCAAAAATACGAAAGCGGCAAAAACCGCGTCAGTGCTTCGATGCTCTATGAAATAGGAAGTTGCCTGCATGTGCCAGTGACGCGGTTTTTCGAAGGCCTGCCGGAGCCGGGCAGCGGAGTTCCCCACCAAGAAGCCGCGGAGATTGACGAACGTATCGCATACCTGTCGACGGCTGACGGTCGCCGACTGATCGAAGGCATTTTGCGTCTGTCGCCCCGAATCAGGAACCGGGTTCTTTCGATTGTCGGTATTCTCGCCGAGGAACAGGAACAGGCCGGCGAGTGCGGTTGA
- a CDS encoding helix-turn-helix transcriptional regulator, with translation MPITIADMAAAAGVSVRALQINFRRFLNVTPMAYLRQLRLDGARRDLLTATPSATVSEIARRWGFIQMGRFSQEYRAAFGVLPKYDLGRSYDKNRTTAL, from the coding sequence ATGCCTATCACGATTGCGGACATGGCAGCGGCAGCGGGCGTCAGCGTGCGGGCACTTCAGATCAATTTTCGACGTTTTTTGAACGTCACTCCAATGGCTTATCTGAGGCAGCTCCGCCTTGATGGCGCACGTCGCGATCTTTTAACTGCCACGCCATCTGCGACGGTCAGTGAAATCGCGCGTCGCTGGGGGTTTATACAGATGGGCCGCTTCTCTCAGGAGTATCGTGCGGCTTTCGGCGTCCTGCCGAAATACGATCTAGGGCGCAGCTATGATAAGAATCGGACTACGGCGTTATAA